The nucleotide window GTGAAGCAAAAGCCTTTTTCTGCTTCATAGGTACCGAAGAATTACCTATGGGAAAAATGGGGTATGAGGCATTCAACGAAGTAGCTAGCTGTGAACAATTCTACACCATCATGCCGGATCCTGCGGCAGCCAGCCCATTGGGAAAAGAGACGTTGGGCTCATTGATGAATGGCCAATCTCCGGCTTTTGATCCTGCAGAAACCAGCGCAGAAGACCTGGCAGTGATCATTTATACTTCAGGGACGACCGGTCAGCCCAAAGGAGCGATGCTTACACATAGCAACCTGATGATGAATGCCATCCTGTCTGCTGATCTGGTAGGTACTTCTGCAACAGATAGACAATTGATCGTGTTGCCATTGTTTCATATTTTCGCAATGACGGTATTGATGAATGCAGGCATCTATCGGGGAGCTCATAGTATTTTGCTGCCTCGTTTTGAAGCGGACGCAGCGATCGGGTTGATGCGCAAGCACCAGATCACCGTATTCGCTGGCGTACCTACCATGTTCTGGGGACTTAACCAATATACGAATGAAGCGCACATTGGGGATGTCAGTGCTAACCTAAGAATTGCCGTGTCAGGTGGAGCGTCCTTACCAGAGCAGGTTTTGGTTGATTTCGAAGCAAAATATGGAGTCACGATCCTTGAAGGATATGGCATGTCGGAAGGTTCCCCGGTGGTTTCATTCAATCACGGTAAAGAAGATCGTAAAGTTGGCTCCATTGGTACACCTGTTTGGGGAGTGCAGGTCAAACTTGTGGATGATGAAGGCAATGAAGTGCCTGCCGGAGAAAAGGGTGAGCTTTGCTACAAAGGGCACAATGTGATGAAAGGCTATTACAACAAGCCAGAAGCTACAGCGAAGACCATTAATAATGGTTGGCTGCACTCTGGGGATGTAGCGATCAAAGATGAAGAAGGGTACTTCTTTATTGTAGATCGAACCAAAGACATGATCATCAGAGGAGGTCTCAATGTTTATCCTCGCGAAGTAGAGGAGGTCATCATCAAGCACGAAGCAGTAAGCCTGGTTGCGGTGATCGGAGTTCAGGACAATGAATACGGTGAAGAGATCCAGGCATGCGTTGTGCTTAATGATGGGGCTACCTGTACAGAAGACGAATTGCGTGAATGGACCAAAGAACGGATTGCTGCATATAAGTATCCTCGTAAAATCGACTTTGTTGACGGCTTACCCATGTCGGCTACAGGAAAGATCCTGAAGAAAGAAATCCGGAAGCAATATGCTTAGTTATTGCTGAAAATAAATTAGAGTAAATAGCCATTAATGAATAGGTAATTGCCCCAGGGTGATTACCTGTTTTGTTAGCATAAGTCCTTACTTTTAATGTTTTTCATACCTGATTCTAGGTATATGCGTGGCGATAACTTTTGAATTCTACTTCTATACCTTAAATTGAATTCAAGACACGCCAACTCACTTAACAATGGGGGCGAAATAATGTAAAACAATTACTATCGCTGGTTTTGAAACACACTGACAAAAATCCCAAGTTACTAAGGAAGCTAC belongs to Cytophagales bacterium and includes:
- a CDS encoding long-chain fatty acid--CoA ligase; the protein is MLNLSVILETSARKYPNHPAFTFGETTLTYAQVNGAANQVANGLVAKGIQKGDKIALNCLNLPYFPIVYFGILKAGAVCVPLSVLLKKDETTYHLENSEAKAFFCFIGTEELPMGKMGYEAFNEVASCEQFYTIMPDPAAASPLGKETLGSLMNGQSPAFDPAETSAEDLAVIIYTSGTTGQPKGAMLTHSNLMMNAILSADLVGTSATDRQLIVLPLFHIFAMTVLMNAGIYRGAHSILLPRFEADAAIGLMRKHQITVFAGVPTMFWGLNQYTNEAHIGDVSANLRIAVSGGASLPEQVLVDFEAKYGVTILEGYGMSEGSPVVSFNHGKEDRKVGSIGTPVWGVQVKLVDDEGNEVPAGEKGELCYKGHNVMKGYYNKPEATAKTINNGWLHSGDVAIKDEEGYFFIVDRTKDMIIRGGLNVYPREVEEVIIKHEAVSLVAVIGVQDNEYGEEIQACVVLNDGATCTEDELREWTKERIAAYKYPRKIDFVDGLPMSATGKILKKEIRKQYA